Proteins encoded in a region of the Candidatus Schekmanbacteria bacterium genome:
- a CDS encoding DNA-binding response regulator has protein sequence MPNKKILLVDDDTKLVSMVKNYLERDGYKIIPAYDGEKALELFDKENPDFIILDLMLPKVDGLDVCKEIRSKSNIPILILSARGEETDIVVGLEIGADDYLSKPFSLRELSARVRALLRRSSKSGVKEKTKKEFLKFSTFSIDFKKHEVIVDNKKVDLTATEFALLALLAMNPGRVFTRDQLLDEIRGRELTPFDRSVDIHISHLRQKINDTAKEPQYIKTVWGVGYKFEDSAQE, from the coding sequence TTGCCGAATAAAAAAATTCTTTTAGTTGATGATGACACAAAACTTGTTTCGATGGTTAAAAATTATCTTGAAAGGGATGGCTATAAAATTATTCCTGCCTATGATGGTGAGAAAGCTTTGGAGCTTTTCGATAAGGAAAATCCTGACTTTATCATTCTTGACCTGATGCTTCCCAAAGTTGATGGTTTAGATGTGTGTAAAGAGATAAGAAGCAAATCTAATATTCCAATTCTTATTCTTTCTGCCAGAGGAGAAGAAACAGATATTGTCGTAGGGCTTGAAATTGGGGCAGATGATTATTTGAGCAAACCTTTTAGTTTGAGAGAACTTTCAGCTCGCGTGAGGGCTCTTTTAAGAAGGTCTTCCAAATCAGGTGTCAAAGAAAAAACCAAGAAAGAATTTCTCAAGTTTTCTACATTCTCAATAGATTTCAAGAAGCATGAAGTGATCGTTGATAATAAAAAAGTCGATCTCACTGCCACTGAATTTGCTCTATTAGCTCTCTTAGCGATGAATCCGGGTAGAGTTTTCACAAGAGATCAGCTTTTAGATGAAATAAGAGGCAGAGAACTCACACCATTTGACCGTTCAGTAGATATTCATATCAGCCATCTTAGACAAAAAATCAATGATACTGCCAAAGAGCCACAATATATCAAAACTGTCTGGGGTGTTGGATACAAAT